A genomic region of Chitinimonas arctica contains the following coding sequences:
- a CDS encoding prolyl oligopeptidase family serine peptidase → MPYRCTLLALLLSSTAFATSMPSLSGPPATPIKPVVEDYFGTKITDPYRWLEDMKSAEFRDWLKAQANYADSMLATIPGRAALRQRLTALADAGASVGGIEQAAGRRFYLKTEPGKDGRRLYMHDGKGERLLLDPDTLGSAAAHVAIDWYSPSPDGRLVAVGVSAGGSEDSELRLLELASGKWLPERIDGAGLNSELGWLHDGSGFFYNRLPPADAKGERERYNKSATYLHKLGTPVASDTGLLGYGLDPARPFDIADIVHLDTVPGSHFVLAEVLHGDAVEHSYYIAPLAKLNGSATPWQRIVTPADKVAGAWLHGDTLYLRSNLDAPRGKLLALDLHHPELAKAKTVLAESPAVLREVAVARDALYIRASEGGVDKLIKLVHGGKAREMALPVQGTIRDLSTDPTRPGALLRLESWVASPRVLALNGKGKLADTGLIKPLAVDFKDYAAKRVMVKSHDGVEVPLSLIAAKAIKRDGSHPTILSGYGAYGITMEARFSATRLAWLEQDGVIAVCHVRGGGEFGEAWHRAGYIQTKANTAKDFIACADYLVKEGYTSPARLAGTGGSAGGITIGGAITARPELFAAAQSAVGISDMLRMELTPNGPPNIAEFGTVTREADFRAMLPNSPYHRIKDGVAYPAVIVTTGANDPRVDAWMPAKLAARLQAASNSHKPVILRVDYDGGHGMGSTKSQQVAESADVWSFFLWRMGVAAYQPK, encoded by the coding sequence ATGCCCTATCGTTGCACCTTGCTTGCGCTCTTGCTGTCCTCCACCGCCTTCGCCACATCGATGCCCAGCCTGTCCGGTCCGCCGGCGACCCCGATCAAACCGGTGGTGGAGGACTACTTCGGCACCAAGATCACCGATCCGTATCGCTGGCTGGAGGATATGAAAAGCGCCGAATTCCGCGATTGGCTGAAAGCCCAGGCCAACTATGCCGATTCCATGCTGGCGACTATTCCGGGCCGGGCGGCATTGAGGCAGCGCTTGACCGCCTTGGCCGATGCCGGCGCCAGCGTGGGCGGGATCGAGCAAGCGGCGGGCAGGCGGTTTTACCTGAAGACCGAGCCGGGCAAGGACGGTCGCCGTCTATATATGCACGATGGCAAGGGCGAGCGGCTCCTGCTCGATCCCGACACGCTGGGGAGCGCCGCCGCCCATGTCGCCATCGATTGGTACTCGCCCTCGCCCGACGGTCGCCTGGTCGCGGTAGGGGTGTCGGCCGGTGGTTCGGAAGACAGCGAATTGCGCCTGCTGGAGCTCGCCAGCGGCAAGTGGCTGCCCGAGCGTATCGACGGCGCCGGCTTGAATAGCGAGTTGGGTTGGTTGCACGATGGCAGCGGCTTTTTCTACAACCGCCTGCCGCCGGCCGATGCCAAGGGCGAACGGGAGCGCTACAACAAGAGCGCGACCTATCTGCACAAGCTGGGCACCCCGGTGGCGAGCGATACCGGTCTGTTGGGCTATGGCCTCGATCCCGCCCGGCCCTTCGATATCGCCGATATCGTGCACCTCGATACCGTGCCCGGTTCGCATTTCGTGCTGGCCGAAGTCCTGCACGGCGATGCCGTCGAACATTCCTACTATATCGCACCGCTGGCCAAGCTGAACGGATCGGCCACGCCCTGGCAGCGCATCGTGACGCCGGCCGACAAGGTGGCGGGCGCCTGGCTGCATGGCGATACGCTCTATCTGAGGTCCAATCTGGATGCGCCGCGCGGCAAGCTGCTGGCGCTGGACCTGCACCATCCCGAGCTTGCCAAGGCGAAAACCGTCTTGGCGGAGAGCCCGGCCGTGCTACGCGAGGTGGCGGTAGCGCGCGACGCGCTATATATCCGTGCCAGCGAAGGTGGCGTGGATAAGCTGATCAAGCTGGTCCACGGCGGTAAGGCACGCGAAATGGCTTTGCCCGTGCAGGGTACGATACGTGATCTGTCCACCGACCCGACCAGGCCGGGCGCCTTATTGAGGCTGGAATCATGGGTCGCTTCGCCGCGGGTGCTCGCTTTGAACGGGAAGGGCAAGCTGGCGGATACCGGCCTGATCAAGCCCTTGGCCGTCGACTTCAAGGACTATGCCGCCAAGCGGGTGATGGTAAAGAGCCACGACGGCGTCGAAGTGCCTTTGTCCTTGATCGCCGCCAAAGCCATCAAGCGGGATGGTAGCCATCCCACCATCCTGAGCGGCTATGGCGCTTACGGTATCACCATGGAAGCGCGCTTCAGCGCGACCCGGCTGGCCTGGCTGGAGCAGGACGGGGTCATCGCCGTCTGCCATGTCCGTGGCGGCGGCGAGTTCGGCGAGGCTTGGCATCGTGCCGGCTATATCCAGACCAAGGCCAATACCGCCAAGGACTTTATCGCCTGTGCCGACTACCTGGTGAAAGAGGGTTATACCTCCCCGGCACGGCTGGCCGGTACCGGCGGAAGCGCCGGTGGGATCACCATCGGCGGTGCCATTACCGCCCGGCCGGAATTGTTCGCCGCGGCGCAAAGCGCGGTGGGAATCTCCGATATGCTGCGCATGGAGCTGACGCCCAATGGCCCGCCCAATATCGCCGAATTCGGCACCGTGACCCGCGAGGCCGATTTCCGCGCCATGCTGCCGAACAGTCCTTACCATCGCATCAAGGATGGGGTGGCCTATCCGGCCGTGATCGTCACCACCGGCGCCAACGACCCGCGCGTCGATGCCTGGATGCCGGCCAAGCTGGCCGCCCGGCTACAGGCTGCCAGCAACAGCCACAAGCCGGTGATCTTGCGGGTGGACTATGACGGTGGCCACGGCATGGGTTCGACCAAGAGCCAGCAGGTGGCGGAAAGCGCCGATGTATGGAGTTTCTTCCTGTGGCGGATGGGGGTGGCGGCCTACCAGCCGAAGTAG
- the dusB gene encoding tRNA dihydrouridine synthase DusB — MHIGPYQLKNRLIVAPMAGVTDRPFRMLCKRLGAGHAVSEMITSNAMLYGSDKTRRRANFEGELAPVAVQIAGSDPAQMAEAARHNVAAGAQIIDINMGCPAKKVCNVLAGSALLQDEDRVARILAAVVEAVDVPVTLKTRLGFRNGEENVLRVAKLAEDSGIAALALHGRTREDMYNGAARFELIAEVKRSLKIPVVANGDIGTPERARQVLAETGADAIMIGRAAQGRPWIFREIDHFLATGSHLPPPRVSEIHAILLEHLQDHYAFHGEYSGCRIARKHIAWYTNGLRGSNEFRQHMYQQDSTATQLATVDNYFKQLALDSERLVYQDESARAAA, encoded by the coding sequence ATGCATATCGGCCCCTATCAACTGAAGAATCGCCTGATCGTCGCCCCCATGGCCGGCGTGACGGATCGACCCTTCCGCATGCTGTGCAAACGGCTGGGCGCCGGCCACGCGGTGAGTGAGATGATCACCTCGAACGCGATGCTGTATGGGAGCGACAAAACCCGCCGGCGGGCCAATTTCGAAGGCGAGCTGGCGCCCGTGGCGGTCCAGATCGCCGGCAGCGATCCGGCCCAGATGGCGGAAGCGGCTCGCCACAACGTGGCGGCCGGTGCGCAGATCATCGATATCAATATGGGTTGCCCGGCCAAGAAGGTCTGCAATGTATTGGCCGGCTCCGCGCTGCTGCAGGACGAGGATCGCGTGGCACGCATCCTGGCGGCGGTGGTGGAGGCGGTGGATGTACCGGTCACGCTGAAAACCCGGCTGGGCTTTCGCAATGGCGAGGAAAACGTGCTGCGGGTGGCCAAGCTGGCCGAGGACAGCGGTATTGCCGCGCTGGCCCTGCATGGCCGCACTCGTGAGGATATGTATAACGGCGCCGCCCGCTTCGAGCTGATCGCCGAGGTAAAGCGTTCGCTCAAAATCCCGGTGGTGGCCAACGGCGATATCGGCACACCGGAAAGAGCGCGCCAGGTACTGGCGGAAACCGGCGCCGATGCCATCATGATAGGCCGGGCCGCCCAAGGCCGGCCGTGGATCTTTCGCGAGATCGATCACTTTCTCGCCACCGGCAGCCATCTTCCGCCGCCGCGCGTCAGCGAGATCCACGCCATCCTGCTGGAGCATTTGCAGGATCATTACGCCTTCCATGGCGAATATTCCGGCTGCCGCATCGCCCGCAAGCATATCGCCTGGTACACCAATGGCCTGCGCGGCTCCAACGAGTTCCGCCAGCATATGTACCAGCAGGACAGCACGGCCACGCAGCTGGCGACCGTGGACAATTATTTCAAGCAACTGGCGCTCGACAGCGAGCGACTGGTTTATCAGGACGAGTCCGCGCGCGCGGCCGCCTGA
- a CDS encoding helix-turn-helix domain-containing protein: MSSKDQICFAVRDALEQYFRDLDGEAPQAIYDMVLAKVEKPMLEVVLDKAQGNQTRAAELLGINRNTLRKKMQDHDLI, encoded by the coding sequence ATGTCTAGCAAGGACCAGATCTGTTTTGCCGTGCGCGATGCGTTGGAACAATATTTCCGCGACCTGGACGGAGAAGCACCGCAGGCAATCTATGACATGGTCTTGGCCAAGGTGGAGAAACCCATGTTGGAAGTGGTGCTGGACAAGGCGCAGGGCAACCAGACCCGGGCCGCCGAACTCCTCGGCATCAACCGCAATACCTTACGCAAGAAGATGCAGGATCACGATCTGATCTGA
- the purH gene encoding bifunctional phosphoribosylaminoimidazolecarboxamide formyltransferase/IMP cyclohydrolase: protein MVNIKRALISVSDKTGVLDFARGLAAFKVEILSTGGTAKMLAEAGIPVIEVADYTGFPEMLDGRVKTLHPKIHGGILGRRDLASHVSKMAEHGIGGIDLVCVNLYPFEATIAKPDCDFDDAIENIDIGGPAMVRSAAKNHAFVAIVTDAADYAPLLAEMNANDGALGLNTRRQLAKKAFSHTAAYDGAISNYLTTLNEDGSRQAFPARLNLSVEKVQDMRYGENPHQAAAFYRDLHPAAGSLAGFRQLQGKELSYNNIADSDAAWEAVKAFDEPACVIVKHANPCGVAIAADTLSAYRLAFATDTTSAFGGIIAFNRTVDASTVEAVTGQFLEVLIAPAFSDEAKALIAAKKNVRVLEVPLQHGANRFDLKRVGGGLLVQTPDIHRIGVADFKVVTRKAPTAEQLQDLLFAWRVAQFVKSNAIVFCGKGQTLGVGAGQMSRVDSTKIAAIKARNGGFDLRGSVAASDAFFPFRDGVDVIAENGVAAIVQPGGSMRDDEVIAAADEHGIAMVVTGVRHFRH from the coding sequence ATGGTCAATATCAAGCGCGCACTGATCAGCGTTTCCGACAAAACCGGCGTTCTCGATTTCGCTCGCGGCCTGGCCGCTTTCAAGGTCGAGATCCTCTCCACCGGCGGCACCGCCAAGATGCTGGCCGAGGCCGGTATTCCCGTCATCGAAGTGGCCGACTACACCGGTTTCCCGGAAATGCTGGACGGCCGGGTCAAGACCCTGCACCCCAAGATCCACGGCGGCATCCTGGGCCGGCGCGACCTGGCCAGCCATGTCAGCAAGATGGCCGAGCACGGCATTGGCGGTATCGACCTGGTCTGCGTCAATCTCTATCCCTTCGAAGCGACCATCGCCAAGCCTGACTGCGACTTCGACGACGCTATCGAGAATATCGATATCGGTGGCCCGGCCATGGTCCGTTCCGCCGCCAAGAACCACGCCTTTGTCGCCATCGTCACCGATGCCGCCGACTACGCCCCCTTGCTGGCCGAAATGAACGCCAACGATGGCGCGCTGGGCCTGAATACCCGCCGCCAGTTGGCCAAGAAGGCCTTCAGCCATACCGCCGCCTACGACGGCGCCATTTCCAACTACCTGACCACCCTGAACGAAGACGGCAGCCGGCAAGCCTTTCCTGCCCGGCTCAATCTCAGCGTCGAGAAGGTCCAGGATATGCGCTACGGCGAGAACCCCCACCAGGCCGCCGCCTTCTATCGCGATCTGCATCCGGCCGCGGGCAGCCTGGCTGGCTTCCGGCAGCTGCAGGGCAAGGAGTTGAGCTACAACAATATCGCCGACTCGGATGCCGCCTGGGAAGCGGTCAAGGCCTTCGACGAGCCGGCCTGCGTGATCGTCAAGCATGCCAATCCCTGCGGCGTAGCCATCGCCGCCGATACCCTGAGCGCCTATCGCTTGGCTTTTGCCACCGATACCACCAGCGCCTTCGGCGGCATCATCGCCTTCAACCGTACCGTCGATGCCTCCACCGTGGAAGCCGTAACCGGCCAGTTCCTGGAAGTCCTGATCGCGCCCGCCTTCAGCGACGAGGCCAAGGCGCTGATCGCCGCCAAGAAGAATGTACGCGTGCTGGAAGTCCCCCTCCAGCATGGCGCCAACCGCTTCGATCTGAAACGAGTCGGCGGTGGCCTGCTGGTGCAGACGCCCGATATCCATCGCATTGGCGTGGCGGATTTCAAGGTGGTCACCCGTAAGGCACCGACCGCGGAACAGCTGCAAGACCTGCTGTTCGCCTGGCGCGTGGCGCAATTCGTCAAGTCCAATGCCATCGTATTCTGCGGAAAGGGTCAGACCCTGGGCGTCGGCGCCGGTCAGATGAGCCGGGTGGACTCCACCAAGATTGCCGCCATCAAGGCCAGGAACGGCGGTTTCGACCTACGCGGCTCGGTAGCGGCCTCGGATGCCTTCTTCCCCTTCCGCGACGGCGTGGACGTGATCGCGGAAAACGGCGTAGCAGCGATCGTGCAGCCCGGTGGTTCCATGCGTGACGATGAGGTGATCGCGGCCGCCGACGAACATGGCATCGCCATGGTCGTGACCGGTGTCCGCCACTTCCGCCATTGA
- the purD gene encoding phosphoribosylamine--glycine ligase — MNILVIGGGGREHALAWKIAQSPRVGKVFVAPGNPGTASERELSNVDITDIAELVAFARRENVALTVVGPEAPLAAGVVDAFREAGLKIFGPTRAAAQLESSKDFAKAFMARHGIPTAQYRTFADATQAHAYVTERGAPIVIKADGLAAGKGVVVAMTLAEAHSAIDGMLLDNKLGDAGARVVIEDFLKGEEASFIVMVDGKNVLALASSQDHKRLLDGDEGPNTGGMGAYSPAPVVTPQVHARAMREVILPTVAGMARDNIPYSGFLYAGLMVDDEGAVNVVEFNCRMGDPETQPIMTRLKSDFVTLLEHAVNGSLDEAEAEWDRRVALGVVLAAAGYPDAPRKGDVIHGLPAQHADDALVFHAGTVQQGDQVVSNGGRVLCVTALGDSVKLAQKRAYELIDGIRFDGMQCRRDIGFRAVARKPGQ, encoded by the coding sequence ATGAATATCCTCGTTATCGGCGGCGGTGGCCGTGAGCATGCACTGGCCTGGAAGATCGCCCAGTCACCCCGCGTCGGCAAGGTTTTCGTGGCGCCGGGCAATCCTGGCACCGCGAGTGAAAGAGAACTAAGCAATGTCGATATCACCGATATCGCCGAGCTGGTCGCCTTCGCCCGCCGCGAAAACGTCGCCTTGACCGTGGTCGGACCGGAAGCCCCCTTGGCCGCCGGTGTGGTCGATGCCTTCCGCGAGGCGGGCCTGAAGATTTTTGGCCCCACCCGGGCCGCCGCCCAGCTGGAAAGCTCCAAGGATTTCGCCAAGGCCTTTATGGCGCGGCATGGCATCCCCACCGCCCAATACCGGACCTTCGCCGATGCCACCCAGGCGCACGCCTACGTCACCGAACGCGGTGCACCTATCGTTATCAAGGCCGACGGCCTGGCGGCCGGCAAGGGCGTGGTGGTTGCCATGACCCTGGCCGAAGCGCATAGCGCCATCGATGGCATGCTGCTGGACAACAAGCTGGGCGATGCCGGCGCGCGCGTGGTGATCGAGGATTTCCTCAAGGGCGAGGAAGCCAGTTTCATCGTGATGGTGGATGGCAAGAATGTGCTGGCGCTGGCCAGCTCGCAAGACCACAAGCGCCTGCTGGACGGCGACGAAGGCCCCAATACCGGCGGTATGGGTGCCTATTCGCCGGCACCGGTGGTGACGCCGCAGGTACACGCACGGGCCATGCGCGAAGTCATCCTGCCCACGGTGGCCGGCATGGCGCGCGACAATATCCCTTACAGCGGCTTTCTGTACGCCGGCCTGATGGTGGACGATGAAGGCGCGGTCAATGTGGTGGAATTCAATTGCCGCATGGGCGATCCCGAAACACAGCCTATCATGACCAGACTCAAGTCCGACTTCGTCACGCTGCTGGAGCACGCAGTGAACGGCAGCCTGGACGAAGCGGAAGCGGAATGGGACAGGCGCGTTGCCCTGGGCGTGGTCCTGGCCGCGGCCGGTTATCCCGATGCACCGCGCAAGGGCGATGTGATCCATGGTTTGCCGGCACAGCATGCCGATGATGCGCTGGTATTCCATGCCGGCACCGTTCAACAAGGTGATCAGGTGGTCAGCAATGGCGGCCGGGTACTGTGTGTCACCGCCTTGGGCGATAGCGTGAAGCTGGCGCAGAAGCGCGCCTACGAGCTGATCGACGGCATTCGCTTCGACGGCATGCAATGCCGCCGCGACATCGGTTTCCGCGCGGTGGCCCGTAAACCTGGTCAGTAA
- a CDS encoding transporter substrate-binding domain-containing protein encodes MKFNTLFAGLLGFALLAPAFADDLDDIKKRNMLVVGVKDSTPPFGVLNPKTQTISGYDIDFAAAIAKHLGVGLTVKGVESSQRIPKLVGKEVDLIIATMTKNAEREKQVDFSYGYFITGQKFVVRKGKVNAIEDLTTSKIGTVTGSTSEKQLKREMPGANIVLFADYDEAFAALGKGQLDAVSTDEPILAGLLNKMPNKAQYEIPNVTISLEVYAIAVRKGEKRLLDEVNKTIVAMEQSGEAAKIFDRWFGPTTSAPLMRLFKINAK; translated from the coding sequence ATGAAATTCAATACTCTCTTCGCCGGCCTGCTCGGCTTCGCCCTGCTGGCCCCAGCCTTTGCCGACGATCTGGACGACATCAAGAAGCGTAATATGCTGGTGGTGGGCGTCAAGGATTCCACCCCGCCCTTCGGCGTGCTCAATCCCAAGACCCAGACCATCTCCGGCTACGATATCGACTTCGCCGCCGCCATCGCCAAGCACTTGGGCGTGGGCCTGACGGTGAAGGGCGTGGAATCGAGCCAGCGCATCCCCAAGCTGGTCGGCAAGGAAGTGGATCTGATCATCGCCACGATGACCAAGAACGCCGAGCGCGAAAAGCAGGTGGATTTCAGCTATGGCTATTTCATTACCGGCCAGAAGTTCGTGGTACGCAAGGGCAAGGTCAACGCCATCGAAGACCTGACCACCTCGAAGATCGGCACCGTAACGGGCTCCACTTCGGAGAAGCAGCTCAAGCGTGAAATGCCGGGCGCCAATATCGTTCTTTTCGCCGACTATGACGAAGCCTTCGCCGCCCTCGGCAAGGGTCAACTGGATGCGGTCAGCACCGACGAGCCCATCCTGGCCGGCCTGCTGAACAAGATGCCGAACAAGGCCCAGTACGAGATCCCCAATGTGACCATCTCGCTGGAGGTCTATGCCATCGCCGTCCGCAAGGGTGAGAAGCGCTTGCTGGACGAAGTGAACAAGACCATCGTCGCCATGGAACAATCGGGTGAAGCAGCCAAGATTTTCGATCGCTGGTTCGGCCCGACCACCTCGGCCCCGCTGATGCGCTTGTTTAAAATCAACGCCAAGTAA
- the hemA gene encoding glutamyl-tRNA reductase, whose amino-acid sequence MSLFALGLNHETAPIGVREKLAFSPDELALAVAELVATPGVEEAAIVSTCNRTELYAAGREEGILLSWLARSRQLDPQSIAPYLYRLPDRAAARHVFRVAAGLDSMVLGETQILGQLKDAVREAQAAGGLGPELNGLFQKAFSVAKEVRSQTNIGANSVSMAAAAVRLAERLFPDLSELKVLFIGAGEMIALCAAHFAARSPVRLSVANRTLERGAALAAQFGGDAFMLSELPDRLPSYDIVITSTASQLPIIGLGAVERAIKARKHRPVFMVDLAVPRDVEAEVGALPDIYLYTVDDLAEVVRQGRAERASAVVEADGIVERHADEFMQWLDNRAVVPTIRALKDQAERQRRHELERALKLLAKGEQAEAVLDSLSRALSNKFLHAPLAALNQVKSHQHNELIDTVRRLYQLHDKE is encoded by the coding sequence ATGTCGCTGTTCGCCCTCGGCCTCAACCACGAAACCGCGCCCATCGGAGTGCGGGAGAAGCTCGCCTTCTCGCCGGATGAGCTTGCCTTGGCGGTAGCCGAGCTGGTCGCCACGCCCGGCGTGGAAGAAGCCGCCATCGTCTCCACCTGCAATCGCACCGAGCTGTACGCGGCCGGTCGGGAAGAAGGCATTCTGTTGTCCTGGCTGGCCAGATCGCGCCAGCTCGATCCCCAGTCCATCGCCCCCTACCTCTATCGGCTACCCGACCGCGCAGCGGCCCGCCACGTCTTTCGCGTCGCCGCCGGGCTGGACTCCATGGTATTGGGCGAAACCCAGATTCTCGGCCAGCTGAAAGACGCCGTGCGCGAGGCACAAGCGGCCGGCGGCCTGGGACCAGAACTGAACGGCCTGTTCCAGAAGGCTTTTTCGGTGGCCAAGGAAGTGCGCAGCCAGACCAATATCGGCGCCAACTCCGTTTCCATGGCTGCGGCAGCGGTGCGCCTGGCCGAACGGCTGTTCCCCGATCTGTCCGAGCTGAAAGTGCTGTTTATCGGCGCAGGTGAAATGATCGCGCTGTGTGCCGCCCATTTCGCCGCCCGCTCGCCGGTTCGGCTGTCGGTCGCCAACCGTACGCTGGAACGGGGCGCCGCCCTGGCCGCCCAGTTCGGCGGCGACGCCTTTATGCTGAGCGAGCTGCCGGATCGGCTACCCAGCTACGATATCGTTATCACCAGTACCGCCAGCCAGCTTCCCATCATTGGCCTGGGCGCCGTTGAACGCGCCATCAAGGCGCGTAAGCACCGGCCGGTATTCATGGTCGATCTGGCGGTACCGCGCGATGTCGAAGCCGAAGTCGGCGCCCTGCCGGACATTTATCTCTATACGGTCGACGACCTGGCCGAAGTGGTCAGGCAGGGCAGGGCCGAGCGGGCCTCGGCGGTGGTCGAAGCCGATGGTATCGTCGAGCGCCACGCCGATGAATTCATGCAATGGCTGGACAATCGCGCGGTGGTCCCCACCATACGGGCCTTGAAGGATCAGGCAGAGCGGCAACGGCGCCATGAACTGGAGCGGGCGTTGAAACTGTTGGCCAAGGGCGAGCAAGCGGAGGCGGTGCTCGATTCCTTATCGCGCGCGCTCAGCAATAAATTCCTGCACGCGCCCCTGGCCGCACTCAACCAGGTCAAAAGCCATCAACACAATGAACTGATCGACACCGTACGGCGACTATACCAACTGCACGACAAGGAATGA
- the prfA gene encoding peptide chain release factor 1 yields MKPSIAAKLAQLADRLEEVGQLLASEEATHDMDSFRKLSREHAELTPVVDLYQAFNRTNADLADAREMLADPEMREMAEAELADGAARITELEAELQRALLPRDPNDERNIFLEIRAGTGGDESALFAADLFRMYSRFAERNRWQVEIVSASESDLGGFKEVIARIIGNGVYSKLKFESGGHRVQRVPATETQGRIHTSACTVAVMPEADELEEVQINPADIRIDTFRASGAGGQHINKTDSAIRITHFPTGIVVECQDDRSQHKNKARAMQVLAARIKDKQEREAHAKEAATRKSLVGSGDRSERIRTYNFPQGRITDHRINLTLYKLDYAMDGDLFELTDGLLAEHQAELLAAMAEQG; encoded by the coding sequence ATGAAACCCAGCATTGCCGCCAAACTCGCCCAACTCGCCGACCGTCTGGAAGAAGTCGGCCAGCTCCTCGCCAGCGAGGAGGCCACCCATGATATGGACAGTTTCCGCAAACTGAGCCGCGAGCACGCCGAGCTGACGCCCGTGGTCGATCTCTACCAGGCCTTCAACCGCACCAACGCCGACCTGGCCGATGCGCGCGAGATGCTGGCGGATCCGGAAATGCGTGAAATGGCCGAAGCGGAACTGGCCGATGGCGCCGCGCGCATCACCGAGCTGGAAGCCGAGCTGCAAAGAGCCCTGCTACCGCGCGATCCCAATGATGAGCGCAATATCTTCCTGGAAATCCGCGCCGGTACCGGCGGTGACGAATCGGCGCTGTTCGCCGCCGATCTGTTCCGCATGTATTCGCGTTTTGCCGAGCGCAACCGCTGGCAGGTCGAAATCGTCTCGGCCAGTGAAAGCGATCTGGGCGGTTTCAAGGAAGTCATCGCCCGCATCATCGGCAACGGCGTGTATTCCAAGCTCAAGTTCGAAAGCGGCGGCCATCGGGTGCAACGCGTCCCGGCGACCGAGACGCAAGGCCGCATCCATACCAGCGCCTGCACGGTAGCGGTCATGCCGGAAGCGGACGAATTGGAGGAGGTGCAGATCAATCCGGCCGATATCCGTATCGATACCTTCCGTGCCAGCGGCGCCGGCGGCCAGCATATCAACAAGACCGATTCGGCCATCCGCATCACCCACTTCCCCACCGGCATCGTGGTGGAGTGCCAGGACGACCGCAGCCAGCACAAGAACAAGGCACGCGCCATGCAAGTGCTGGCCGCCCGCATCAAGGACAAGCAGGAACGGGAAGCGCACGCCAAGGAAGCCGCCACCCGCAAGTCGCTGGTCGGCTCGGGTGACCGCAGCGAACGCATCCGCACTTATAACTTCCCGCAGGGTCGTATCACCGACCACCGCATCAACCTCACCCTGTACAAGCTCGACTACGCCATGGATGGCGATCTGTTCGAGCTGACCGACGGGCTGCTGGCCGAACACCAGGCCGAATTGCTGGCGGCGATGGCGGAGCAGGGGTGA
- a CDS encoding KilA-N domain-containing protein: MKNRSITVQGTEVGVTSRLEQDYISLTDMVKRFDGGSALIEQWLKNKDTVLFLGVWEQINNPGFNSPEFEGIRIEAGRNSFYLSAKKWSDATQAIGLFAKAGRYGGTYAHRDIAFEFGSWLSPEFKLYLIKEFQRLKDEEARASSSEWSFQRTLAKINYRIHTDAIKERLTPPRLTKAQTVAVYASEADMLNVALFGMTATEWRQANPDQPGNMRDLATLEQLVVLSNMESINAVLIHQGLLASERLSQLNAIAITQMRSLVGIPAIKHLGKPSGR, from the coding sequence ATGAAGAACCGCAGTATCACCGTACAAGGCACCGAGGTTGGTGTCACAAGCCGGCTCGAGCAGGACTACATCTCACTCACCGATATGGTGAAGCGCTTCGATGGCGGAAGCGCGCTGATCGAGCAGTGGCTGAAGAACAAGGACACCGTACTTTTTCTGGGCGTATGGGAGCAGATCAACAATCCGGGTTTTAATTCCCCCGAATTCGAGGGAATTAGAATCGAAGCCGGGCGCAACAGCTTCTATCTGTCGGCGAAGAAGTGGAGCGACGCAACTCAAGCCATTGGCTTGTTCGCAAAGGCCGGACGTTATGGCGGCACCTACGCCCACCGCGATATCGCCTTCGAGTTTGGCTCCTGGCTCAGCCCCGAGTTCAAGCTGTACCTCATCAAGGAGTTCCAGCGCCTTAAAGATGAAGAGGCACGCGCCAGTTCATCGGAGTGGAGCTTCCAGCGCACGTTGGCCAAGATTAACTACCGAATCCATACGGATGCGATCAAGGAACGGTTGACTCCACCGCGACTGACAAAGGCACAAACGGTCGCCGTATACGCCAGCGAAGCCGACATGCTCAACGTTGCCCTGTTCGGCATGACAGCCACCGAATGGCGGCAAGCCAACCCCGATCAGCCTGGAAACATGCGCGACCTGGCCACGCTGGAGCAATTGGTTGTGCTATCCAATATGGAGAGCATTAACGCGGTCCTGATACATCAAGGACTATTGGCATCTGAGCGCTTGTCGCAACTGAATGCCATCGCAATCACGCAAATGCGTTCCCTGGTGGGCATTCCCGCCATCAAGCATTTGGGCAAGCCGTCGGGACGGTAA
- the arfB gene encoding alternative ribosome rescue aminoacyl-tRNA hydrolase ArfB, with the protein MSPDPAAVRQIIEAEAQFSMIRAQGAGGQNVNKVSNAVHLRFDIQASALPEACKAALLESADQRISKDGVVVIKAQAYRSLEQNKADALERLLALVLEASRVDKPRKASRPTYGSRQRRLAGKTQRGQIKQLRGKVQD; encoded by the coding sequence ATGAGCCCTGATCCGGCGGCTGTGCGCCAAATCATCGAAGCCGAAGCCCAGTTCAGCATGATCAGGGCGCAGGGAGCGGGCGGGCAGAACGTCAACAAGGTCTCCAACGCGGTCCATCTACGCTTCGATATACAGGCCTCCGCGCTGCCGGAGGCTTGCAAGGCGGCGCTGCTCGAAAGCGCGGACCAACGGATCTCCAAGGATGGCGTGGTGGTGATCAAGGCGCAGGCCTATCGCAGCCTGGAGCAGAACAAGGCCGATGCCTTGGAGCGGCTGTTGGCGCTGGTACTGGAGGCTTCCCGAGTGGACAAGCCGCGCAAGGCCAGTCGACCCACCTATGGTTCGCGCCAACGGCGGCTGGCGGGTAAGACCCAGCGTGGCCAGATCAAGCAGTTGCGGGGGAAGGTGCAGGATTGA